The genome window ATTAATGCAATATGATCCTAATTTTCCGGAACAGACTTCTAAAGAGAACTTTGAATATGCTAAAGCTAAAGGGCTGATGTTTGACACGGAGGAGTTAACTCACGATCAGATAAATTCGTGGGCATTTCTTGAATTCAAGAGATGTAATAAAGAAAGTGTTGTAAATTCTTTTTTATATGGACTAGGACATAACATAGCCTGTTGTCGATCCGCTATTTCTGCATATGCAATTATGACACATTTTCCTCCGCATGATTATTTATATAAAGATGAATTCATTTTTTGTGCCATTTGCACTATTTACCCTAAACAAAAGGTTGATTATTCGTTCTTAAATGCTTGTCGGTTCACAGGGAGTCTAGTTTCTGGGAAGCCTGACGAATTAGCTTTTTATCTTCAGCAACATAACGAAGAGCCAATTTTAAACAATACTCCTACTGAGTCAGATATTCATACATTTGTGGCAATACTGCATATCATTGATAACTGTGATGATAACACGACGCCAACAATTTTTAGAAAGTTATTACGTAAATTAAGCCCAATTAAGTTTTCAGTAGAAGAAGTCAATGCTCTGATAGATACTTTAGGATATTGTGGCATTTTGCAAACTACAGAGCATCAGGGATTTATTTACCATTTCCCAGGTTATCTTACTCCAAGGAAAACACGTAGTTCTGATTGGGCATATCCAGTAGACTTTTGGACCAGAAAAAATGGGATCAATACGGATGCATTAAATTATTGGTTTAGCCATTATCCTATCATAGCCAATTGGAAGTCTAAAAATGTATAACTAGATAAAGTTACAAAACAGTTCTTTATGTGGTGTTGAGGGTGGCTAACAACCTAAATGCAAATTAATATAACGATGTGACAAAGAGGGGCACAAATATTATGCATTTTCAATTATCTGAATATTATAAAAGAGAAACATGTTTCTTTTATAACGAAAAAAATATAGCTCCATTTTATGAATTTGATGAACGTGCATCTGAAAACAATGGCACTATTTTTTATTCAGTCGATAAAATAGATAGTTATATCAATCAATATGATATTTTACCCACCTCTGGACCATTATTAGTTAGTAAACAATTTTTAGACTCATTTTCAAAACTAATAGAAACCGAGATGGAATATTTTCCAGCCATTATAACGGATGATAAAGGAATATCTAATACAATTTTTTTGCATTAAAATTAAATAATATTATTCCTTGTTTTGATTATGAGAACTCTATTTATGAAGAAGAAGATTATGATGATGGAGATCCACCTAGTTTAGAGATTATAGAATTAAAAATTCTGAATAACTTTTTAAAAGACTTTTCAATAGTCAGAATGTTAGAAGATCCGTCTGTTATTATAGTTTCCAATAATTTTAAAAAAATCTGTGAGACAAACAAACTAAAAGGATTTGATTTTATAGCTTTAAATTAAATAAGGGTACAATAATTGAAAGGGAAATCGAGATATTACAGTCGATAATATTATATATAAGCAACGGTCAAAACGACTTATTAAACAAAATGACGAATTTAAGCATTTAACAGTACGAGGATTTTGATATCAAAAATTACATGAACATAAATGAATTTATGAACTCAGATTTCTATACGAATTATTTAGATGAATTGGATAGAAAATTGTCAGTAAAAATAGATAGAGAATCGAAAGTCCATGAAGTTGTAATGGAAGGTGAAAACGAAGCGCTACAATTTTCTTCTGTTAGTTTGGATGATATTTGCTGGTTGATTACAAATTATAGAGATGAAACGATTAGCTATATAATTAAAAAATATGCACGTTACATTGAACCAAATGGCGGAAAAGATAATATTGTTAACCTCCCGCCTAAAATCAATTTTCCAATTGGGCATCTCATAGAGTTCTTCTTAATGCTTAAAGCACCAGACAAACTGGCATCTTACATCAGAAAAATTCGGATTCCTGATGCACATCAGTATGTTAAAGAAATCACGGAGATATTCAATGCCAGAAATTAAAGATTTAAGAATTGATTTTGAGAAAAATTTACAGGAATTTTTAAAAGAACAGTTTAGCTCTTATCCTAATATTAAAGTTATTAGAAATGAAATATCTATTAAAGAAAATAAATACAGAGCTACCGGAAGCATTCAGTTTAGATATTTAAATAATGCAAAAGGATATATTTTGGGCATGAATGTTGATGCTCCAGAATTAATGGCGTTTATCAATGAAGTAAATCCACCATATGAGTCGAACTGGCCCAGTCATTTCGCTTTAGTAATGACGACTTCCATGGAGAAATATAATATTTTTTCTAACAAAATGGGAGGAGCGATTGATCTTCCTAGAAATGATGAAGAAATTGGCAAGGCTTGTGCAAGAATCGCAGATAAAGTAAAAAATATATATTTAGTTCGGGCGTTAAATTTAATGAATATAGAGGAGGCAGCAATCCAAGATGTTTTAGATAATCCCAATTATTATGCTTATCCATTTCTGACGATTGTCTATATTATGAGAAAGCGTAAATTGGAACTAGATTTAAATAAAATCCTCAGCAAAAAGATAATGGGCAATAAATCATTTGATAGAGGGCTTATATCTCAAGATGAAAATGAAGTGTATGGAAGAGATGTTTTACATAGCGGATTTCGATCAGAGGATTCTATGAGAGATCGATTATAGATCTAATTCTTTCAACACATCTTCATGAGAATAAATAGTTGAGTTTTCTTCAAACTCTTCAATTGCTTTATTGTAAAGTTTTAAATCTATTTCAGATTCAATTTTTTCCAGAGCAGATTTTCTTAAAAATTCGTTAATAGT of Xylocopilactobacillus apicola contains these proteins:
- the relB gene encoding type II toxin-antitoxin system RelB family antitoxin, coding for MPTISLHFNKEEDQLFRDYAKHNGLTINEFLRKSALEKIESEIDLKLYNKAIEEFEENSTIYSHEDVLKELDL